One segment of Bdellovibrionales bacterium DNA contains the following:
- a CDS encoding 2Fe-2S iron-sulfur cluster binding domain-containing protein: MTTKLTIELYGEKQVIDMEEGETVLDAALRSNVDAPYACMSGTCNSCQAHVVSGTVEMDGADALTEDEIASGEVLTCCTKATSESLHIKYPE; encoded by the coding sequence ATGACGACAAAATTAACCATCGAACTTTACGGCGAAAAACAAGTGATTGATATGGAAGAAGGCGAAACAGTCTTAGACGCCGCCCTTCGCTCCAATGTCGACGCTCCCTATGCCTGCATGTCTGGAACTTGCAATTCTTGCCAGGCCCACGTGGTCAGCGGAACCGTAGAGATGGACGGTGCCGACGCTCTCACCGAAGACGAAATTGCTTCAGGAGAAGTCCTCACCTGCTGCACCAAAGCCACTTCCGAGTCACTACATATTAAATATCCCGAATGA
- a CDS encoding DedA family protein: MRKTSNKFIAIGLLLFVLGLVYVGRKVVGMDLEDIRDWFAGYTYQPLIVYAAIFGFMFICSLGVPIPEEVIIISAGLAGHISLNPEEYPPPYPGAPMVNPHTLAAVCFLAVIITDYFIFSMGKVFGKQIMRSDRFQTHFTDEKMDRIRGWVKKYGFWAPSVFRFIPGVRFPGHLMCGALGVSQWTFLLTDGLAALFSVPTQVYLVSYYGEDILTYVKKFKIFVFAALALLLVFYLVRRFVLSRRATI, encoded by the coding sequence ATGCGGAAAACTTCCAATAAGTTCATCGCCATTGGACTGCTCCTATTTGTTTTAGGATTGGTTTACGTTGGAAGAAAAGTGGTGGGAATGGATCTCGAAGACATTCGAGATTGGTTTGCAGGTTATACCTATCAGCCCCTCATCGTGTACGCGGCGATCTTTGGTTTTATGTTTATCTGTAGCTTAGGTGTACCCATTCCCGAAGAAGTGATCATCATCAGCGCGGGTCTTGCGGGTCACATCTCATTAAATCCCGAAGAATACCCGCCGCCTTATCCTGGCGCCCCGATGGTCAACCCGCACACTCTGGCGGCCGTGTGTTTTCTTGCGGTGATTATCACCGATTATTTTATCTTTTCGATGGGTAAAGTTTTTGGAAAACAGATCATGCGCAGCGATCGCTTTCAAACTCATTTTACAGACGAAAAAATGGACCGTATTCGCGGTTGGGTTAAAAAGTATGGGTTTTGGGCCCCCTCGGTGTTTCGATTTATTCCCGGAGTGCGCTTCCCAGGTCACTTAATGTGTGGAGCCCTAGGGGTTTCCCAGTGGACCTTTCTTCTCACCGATGGTTTGGCCGCACTGTTTTCGGTTCCCACTCAAGTCTATCTTGTCTCTTACTATGGCGAGGATATCCTCACCTACGTGAAGAAGTTCAAAATTTTTGTTTTCGCCGCTTTAGCTTTACTCCTGGTCTTTTATCTCGTTCGACGTTTTGTGCTCTCTCGTCGCGCGACTATATAA
- a CDS encoding outer membrane beta-barrel protein translates to MLKRILFCVALLPTLAQAQNFESAFSAIGLRGITGYAGFGFASYEVTTPSDRFRMDQGIFVYAGVERRFGTSPFFITAAFNYLKTNGESFYDYTTLGGTQYTGQDIGYSASNYQIGMGLKMKLFADSWARPYLEGGGLFGYHELTYTKNLETITGGSGYKRKDGLTGLGYYGEGGIEVDFAETAGIKVGLRYQETTTRPFETLANQKLKFESTIFQIAFLKKF, encoded by the coding sequence ATGTTAAAAAGGATTTTGTTCTGTGTCGCCCTTTTACCGACTCTGGCTCAGGCCCAGAATTTTGAAAGTGCCTTCTCCGCCATAGGTTTACGTGGGATCACCGGCTACGCCGGCTTTGGTTTCGCGAGCTACGAAGTGACGACTCCCAGTGATCGTTTTCGTATGGATCAAGGAATCTTCGTCTACGCGGGAGTCGAGCGACGGTTTGGAACAAGTCCGTTTTTTATCACCGCTGCATTTAATTATCTCAAAACAAACGGAGAGTCTTTCTACGATTATACGACTCTCGGAGGGACCCAGTACACGGGACAGGACATTGGCTACAGTGCCTCCAATTATCAGATCGGTATGGGTCTTAAGATGAAGCTCTTCGCCGACAGCTGGGCCCGCCCCTACCTCGAAGGAGGAGGACTCTTCGGATATCATGAGCTCACCTATACTAAAAATCTGGAGACGATCACTGGCGGGAGCGGTTATAAAAGAAAAGATGGTCTCACTGGTCTAGGGTATTACGGAGAGGGCGGAATCGAAGTCGACTTTGCAGAGACGGCGGGAATAAAAGTGGGACTTCGGTATCAAGAGACCACCACTCGGCCTTTCGAAACTTTAGCCAATCAAAAGTTAAAATTCGAATCGACGATCTTCCAAATCGCCTTCCTCAAAAAATTCTAA
- a CDS encoding MFS transporter, translated as MTRSKIRHLFSGIDRQSWSWALADWANSAYTTTVIAVFFPIFFKEYWASDLSASQSTFYLGLSNSANSIIVFLIAPFMGTLADVSHKKKWLLGIFTTVGALTLIPFFFISRGDWQTAIIFFTISNIGYWLSNIFYDALLVDVSTEKNISFVSSLGFSLGYLGGGILIVINAIMTAHPELLGIENTARAVQWSFITVCVWWILFSLPLFFFVKENKSTARAPLSESFRRFRQTFLQMRQHRDLFLFLAAYIFYIDGVNTIIKMAVDFALSIGLKSSDLILAIILVQFIGFPATLIYAWLAQKIGDKPSIYVGLAIYSLATVYSYFISNAAEFYGLAIVIGLVQGGLQAMSRSFFGKMTPRDQAGEFFGFYNMVGKFSAILGPLAVGAVSLTTDNPRVSILIVLIFFIIGGAILSRVGRPRNA; from the coding sequence ATGACTCGCTCAAAAATAAGGCACTTGTTCTCTGGCATCGATCGACAATCTTGGTCTTGGGCTCTTGCGGACTGGGCCAACTCGGCTTACACCACCACAGTTATTGCCGTTTTTTTCCCCATTTTTTTTAAAGAATACTGGGCCAGCGATCTCAGTGCTTCTCAGTCCACTTTTTATTTAGGACTCTCAAACTCGGCCAACAGTATCATCGTCTTTTTGATCGCTCCTTTCATGGGAACTTTGGCCGACGTGAGCCATAAAAAAAAATGGCTCCTCGGAATTTTTACGACCGTCGGCGCTCTGACGCTCATTCCTTTTTTCTTTATTTCTCGAGGAGACTGGCAAACTGCCATTATATTCTTCACCATTTCGAACATCGGCTACTGGCTGAGTAACATTTTTTATGATGCCCTCCTCGTCGACGTTTCGACCGAAAAGAACATTTCCTTCGTTTCGAGCCTGGGATTCTCCCTCGGATACCTCGGCGGCGGCATTCTTATCGTGATCAACGCGATCATGACGGCTCACCCAGAGCTCTTGGGAATCGAAAATACCGCGCGCGCCGTGCAATGGTCTTTCATCACTGTTTGTGTTTGGTGGATTCTTTTTAGCCTCCCCCTGTTCTTTTTTGTGAAGGAGAACAAGTCCACCGCGCGCGCGCCGCTAAGCGAATCGTTTCGACGATTTCGACAAACCTTTTTACAGATGCGCCAGCATCGCGATCTTTTTTTATTTTTGGCCGCATATATCTTTTATATCGATGGGGTAAATACCATTATCAAAATGGCTGTGGATTTTGCTCTGTCGATCGGCCTCAAATCCAGTGACCTTATCCTGGCCATTATTTTAGTTCAGTTTATTGGATTCCCCGCCACTCTCATATACGCCTGGCTGGCGCAAAAGATTGGCGATAAACCCTCTATTTACGTGGGACTTGCCATCTACTCGCTAGCGACCGTTTATAGCTATTTTATCTCCAATGCGGCGGAGTTTTACGGTCTCGCCATCGTGATCGGTCTAGTTCAGGGTGGACTCCAAGCCATGAGCCGCTCATTCTTTGGCAAAATGACTCCGCGAGATCAAGCCGGAGAATTCTTTGGATTTTATAATATGGTGGGAAAATTTTCGGCCATCTTAGGGCCACTGGCGGTAGGAGCTGTCAGTCTTACGACTGACAACCCACGAGTCTCGATACTAATTGTACTGATCTTTTTTATCATTGGCGGCGCCATTCTTAGCCGCGTCGGCCGCCCCAGAAACGCCTGA
- a CDS encoding DMT family transporter encodes MATLFFAALNTLVKFMPHLPVSELVFFRALISLSLCYVALRLKGLSVVGKNIKILVLRGFFGTVSLFTLFYCLQHMPMAMAITLSQMSPLFSVLIAHFILNEKAHWTQAVLLLIAFSGVVLVKGWSGELSWFLTFMGVITAFVSACAYTCVRGLKDTDDPLVVVFYFPLMTIPLMAWPTYREWVQPTTLDWILILFLGIFTQLAQYFMTLAYQMERASSVMIYNYMGVLWALLIGYFLFHESLNNWQLMGVLVIVACLIASTRISKKLSERKSLV; translated from the coding sequence TTGGCCACACTTTTTTTTGCGGCCCTCAATACTCTAGTGAAGTTCATGCCGCATTTGCCAGTGTCAGAGCTCGTGTTTTTTAGAGCACTGATTTCCCTTTCCTTATGCTATGTGGCGCTCCGCCTCAAGGGACTTTCAGTGGTGGGAAAAAATATAAAAATTTTGGTGCTTCGAGGATTTTTTGGAACGGTTTCTTTATTTACGTTGTTTTATTGTTTACAGCACATGCCGATGGCGATGGCCATCACACTGTCGCAAATGTCACCGCTGTTTAGCGTGTTGATCGCCCATTTTATTCTCAATGAAAAAGCGCACTGGACTCAGGCGGTGTTATTGCTCATCGCCTTTAGTGGAGTGGTGCTCGTCAAAGGATGGAGCGGAGAGCTCTCTTGGTTTCTCACTTTTATGGGAGTGATTACCGCCTTTGTTTCTGCCTGTGCTTATACGTGTGTGCGAGGTCTCAAAGATACCGATGATCCCCTCGTTGTGGTTTTTTATTTTCCGCTCATGACCATTCCCCTGATGGCGTGGCCCACATATAGGGAGTGGGTGCAGCCCACCACCTTAGATTGGATTCTGATTCTTTTCCTCGGGATTTTTACCCAGCTGGCGCAATACTTTATGACATTGGCGTATCAAATGGAGCGCGCGTCCTCGGTGATGATTTATAATTATATGGGCGTGTTGTGGGCCCTGCTGATCGGATATTTTCTATTTCATGAATCGCTCAACAACTGGCAGCTCATGGGAGTGTTAGTGATTGTGGCGTGTTTAATTGCGAGCACGCGAATTTCTAAAAAACTGAGCGAAAGAAAATCTCTGGTTTAA
- a CDS encoding NifU family protein, translating to MNVKPINEQTYRFEFPQDIADHTAEYSAEQKTFTSPLAKKLFGFPWTQALKIGPNYVELTKQDWVDWDVLLEPLQGLLEEHVATAPLEITVEQKVPNTLPDTPEVKQILQFMQETINPSLAMHGGWAELKNFKDNTAYIFMGGGCQGCGMSAMTLKQGISEHLKANFPFVKNVEDVTDHSSGTNPYFSAQP from the coding sequence ATGAATGTAAAACCCATCAACGAACAGACCTATCGTTTCGAATTTCCGCAGGACATCGCCGACCACACGGCTGAGTACTCTGCCGAACAAAAAACGTTCACCTCTCCACTCGCAAAAAAACTTTTTGGCTTTCCTTGGACCCAAGCGCTAAAGATTGGACCCAATTATGTGGAACTCACCAAACAAGATTGGGTCGATTGGGATGTATTGTTGGAGCCGCTTCAAGGTTTACTCGAAGAGCATGTCGCTACTGCACCTTTAGAAATTACGGTGGAACAAAAAGTTCCGAACACATTGCCCGACACGCCTGAAGTGAAACAAATTCTCCAGTTTATGCAGGAAACGATCAACCCGTCTCTGGCGATGCACGGAGGCTGGGCCGAATTGAAAAATTTTAAAGACAACACCGCCTACATTTTTATGGGCGGCGGCTGCCAAGGCTGCGGAATGTCGGCAATGACTCTCAAGCAGGGAATCTCCGAGCATCTTAAGGCCAATTTTCCCTTCGTCAAAAACGTCGAAGACGTGACTGACCACTCTTCCGGAACAAACCCCTACTTCTCGGCACAACCCTAA
- a CDS encoding FKBP-type peptidyl-prolyl cis-trans isomerase, producing the protein MNEAAKEAGAQKTESGLIYRETQAGTGETPKATDKVKVHYHGTLRDQTVFDSSRDRGTPATFPLNGVIPCWTEGVQKMKVGGKATLVCPADIAYKDRGAPPVIKPGAALKFEVELLEIVKDETGPATKKK; encoded by the coding sequence ATCAACGAAGCCGCTAAAGAAGCCGGCGCACAAAAAACGGAGAGCGGTTTGATCTATCGCGAAACTCAAGCGGGCACGGGCGAAACGCCAAAAGCCACTGACAAAGTAAAAGTGCACTACCACGGAACTTTGAGAGATCAAACGGTGTTTGATAGCTCTAGAGATCGCGGAACTCCTGCAACATTCCCACTCAATGGTGTGATTCCTTGCTGGACTGAAGGCGTTCAAAAAATGAAAGTCGGCGGTAAAGCCACTCTCGTTTGCCCTGCGGACATCGCGTACAAAGATCGCGGCGCTCCTCCAGTGATTAAGCCAGGTGCGGCTCTTAAGTTCGAAGTTGAACTTCTTGAGATCGTTAAAGACGAAACTGGTCCTGCTACGAAGAAAAAATAA
- a CDS encoding peptidylprolyl isomerase — MSKLQNSKEQPAVGKGASVSNPTVVIETNKGTLEAELWLDKAPMTVQNFLKYTAEKYYDNTVFHRVIPNFMIQGGGFTPDMKEKDSKHAPIKNEAKPDLKNVKGTLAMARTMEVNSATSQFFINHVDNDFLDQRGTSPQNFGYAVFGKVTKGMEVVDAIAKVPTGNHGFHQDVPKEPVIIKSITQK; from the coding sequence GTGTCAAAACTTCAAAATTCTAAAGAACAACCAGCTGTCGGCAAAGGAGCGAGTGTGAGCAACCCTACTGTTGTTATCGAGACAAATAAAGGAACATTGGAAGCAGAACTTTGGTTAGATAAAGCCCCGATGACCGTTCAAAACTTTCTTAAATATACCGCGGAAAAGTATTACGACAATACGGTGTTTCACCGCGTGATTCCTAATTTTATGATTCAAGGCGGAGGCTTTACGCCTGATATGAAAGAAAAAGATTCAAAACATGCGCCCATTAAGAACGAGGCTAAGCCCGACCTTAAGAATGTGAAGGGCACTTTAGCCATGGCCAGAACCATGGAAGTAAACAGTGCCACCAGCCAGTTTTTTATTAACCATGTCGATAACGATTTCCTTGATCAACGAGGAACTTCACCGCAGAATTTTGGATATGCCGTTTTTGGTAAAGTGACCAAAGGAATGGAAGTGGTCGATGCGATCGCGAAAGTTCCTACAGGAAATCATGGTTTCCATCAAGACGTGCCCAAAGAACCAGTGATTATTAAATCGATCACTCAAAAATAG
- a CDS encoding YdbL family protein translates to MRLTLFFSMIFISVFTFAQDAADENLNFNMDPPSIAKQKQQQVGRMRTIKLYKAKGQIGEADNGMLAIREPKTIKKEELAVIQKLVDEENRDRAVIIDEISKVNKFDEKKKQQFVNVYYSTWKNVDPKGTYYFEKATWQKKY, encoded by the coding sequence ATGCGTCTAACTTTGTTCTTTTCCATGATTTTTATTTCGGTGTTTACTTTTGCACAAGATGCCGCGGACGAGAATTTAAACTTCAATATGGATCCTCCATCGATCGCCAAACAAAAGCAGCAGCAAGTTGGTCGCATGCGTACCATTAAACTTTACAAAGCCAAGGGCCAAATCGGTGAGGCGGACAACGGAATGCTGGCCATTCGCGAGCCAAAAACGATTAAAAAAGAGGAACTCGCTGTGATTCAAAAGCTTGTCGACGAGGAAAATCGCGACCGTGCTGTAATCATCGATGAAATCAGTAAGGTCAACAAGTTTGATGAAAAGAAAAAACAACAGTTCGTCAATGTGTACTATTCAACATGGAAGAACGTCGACCCGAAAGGGACTTACTATTTTGAAAAAGCCACTTGGCAGAAGAAATACTAA
- a CDS encoding N-6 DNA methylase, with protein MDTEKSRFFIVVPPGLERAALYELHRFYSDVFQTTLSEFEQFPGGIEVALPLVQGLQLNFLKIPVRVLLRLASREISSEDDFIAFIKEQEWGLFGTYRKIYVSSRTSELRFKENLENIFKRKANLKQDKAGSDIYIRFFRDECTFSIDTSGEDLYVRGGDKWVGEAPLRDNIAAGILQFSVQGISNFQDWVLVDPVVGSGTFLLEANNMHLASPRTYGFQTWKIPLVKEVVVPEIVQSSMMDFHHLYGFDLDEKVVRMAEKNMRSAHLQKATIAQRDAFDKKGILKEDHKKLVIMNPPYGKRIKIKERNYFPELLESVISWTQADRLGIIVPRGVMLSHPDYEMVRSLDMLNSGIEIFFYLFLKREKVADKVPGS; from the coding sequence GTGGATACAGAAAAGAGTCGATTCTTTATTGTGGTGCCGCCCGGGTTAGAGCGAGCGGCTCTTTATGAGCTTCATCGCTTCTACAGTGATGTTTTCCAAACGACGCTTTCTGAATTTGAGCAATTCCCCGGCGGAATCGAAGTCGCGCTCCCGCTGGTTCAGGGGCTTCAACTCAATTTTCTTAAAATTCCCGTTCGTGTCCTGTTACGTTTAGCGTCCCGGGAGATCAGTAGCGAGGACGATTTTATTGCTTTCATTAAAGAGCAGGAGTGGGGACTCTTCGGAACTTACCGTAAAATTTATGTGAGTAGCCGAACCTCAGAGCTCCGATTTAAGGAAAACCTCGAGAATATTTTTAAGAGAAAAGCGAATCTGAAGCAGGACAAGGCGGGCAGTGACATCTACATTCGCTTCTTTAGAGATGAGTGCACTTTTAGTATTGATACGTCGGGCGAAGATCTTTACGTGCGCGGCGGCGACAAGTGGGTGGGGGAAGCTCCTTTGCGAGACAACATCGCCGCCGGCATTTTGCAGTTTTCCGTCCAAGGAATTTCTAACTTTCAAGATTGGGTCTTGGTGGATCCCGTCGTTGGCTCGGGAACTTTTCTTTTAGAAGCGAATAATATGCATCTCGCCTCCCCGCGGACCTACGGATTTCAGACTTGGAAGATTCCTTTGGTGAAAGAGGTGGTAGTGCCCGAGATTGTTCAGAGTTCAATGATGGATTTTCATCATCTCTACGGGTTTGATCTGGATGAGAAAGTGGTGAGGATGGCCGAAAAAAATATGCGTTCGGCACACCTCCAAAAGGCCACCATTGCTCAACGAGACGCCTTCGATAAGAAGGGTATTCTCAAGGAAGATCATAAAAAACTGGTGATCATGAATCCACCTTACGGGAAGCGTATTAAAATCAAAGAACGGAATTACTTCCCGGAATTGCTCGAGTCCGTCATCTCCTGGACGCAAGCGGATCGCCTTGGAATCATCGTCCCGCGGGGAGTGATGTTAAGTCATCCCGACTACGAGATGGTGAGAAGTCTCGATATGCTTAATAGCGGAATCGAAATTTTCTTCTACCTCTTCCTCAAACGCGAAAAGGTTGCCGACAAGGTTCCAGGTTCCTAA
- a CDS encoding acyl-CoA dehydrogenase has translation MDLLAYFGFLLGDCFWTCFAGVVFVAVVLGYWGAPLILWTIFAGVVLVGYNAPVWLLAVTLGVAVIFNIPMLRTLLVSGPILGLLKKLQVFPKISETERTALEAGVVWVESELFSGTPNFKKILEEPYPELTAKEKTFLDSKIDQLCDLVDDWSLWETRELPKAAWDFIKKEKLFGMIIPEKEGGLGFSALAHSDIISKISTHSVPLGVLVMVPNSLGPAELLLHYGTDAQKKKYLSRLANGEEIPCFALTEPGAGSDAGNIQSSGEIYKGTDGKLYIKLSWNKRWITLAAISTVLGVAFRLRDPNNLLGKGEDLGITCALIPTTTKGVTIGRRHDPLGVPFFNCPTQGHDVVIDVEECVVGGVAGCGKGWGMLMDCLAAGRGISLPAQGAGAGKYAVRAVSAHVTNRKQFGVNIGKLEGVEDALARIVGLSYVMESCRKFTAGALDKGIKPPVVTAIAKYYNTEMMRKVINDSMDVLGGAAISRGPRNVMSHAYIAAPIAITVEGANIMTRTLIIFGQGALRAHPFAYHEVAAVEKGDKKGFDRAFWGHIGHIIKNTFRSIVLSWTRGYFVVTPGGPLRRYYQKLTWASASFAIMSDIAMGTLGGKLKMKGNLTGRYADILGWMYLATSVIRRYEHEGHKEDLPVVEFALKHAFNEIQKGFEGIFQNIDAPILGWIFKGPFSWWCRMNTFTSGINDGLTHKVADLIQQDSTQRDRLTENIYLPNHKPKEAITRLDIAFKAVKKAEEIESKVRKAVRSKKLPKIKNDTIYQEALNAGVITREEFDQVKKASELRWDAIQVDDFSQEEYIHHKGQIKGSGVSGAADAAKNGAANDKKDQYN, from the coding sequence GTGGATTTACTAGCATACTTTGGTTTCCTTTTAGGAGACTGTTTTTGGACTTGTTTCGCTGGAGTTGTTTTTGTTGCGGTTGTCCTGGGTTATTGGGGCGCACCCCTCATCCTATGGACGATATTCGCAGGCGTGGTTCTTGTCGGATACAATGCGCCGGTGTGGTTACTCGCTGTAACTCTCGGAGTTGCGGTGATCTTCAATATTCCGATGCTCAGAACACTTTTAGTTTCGGGACCCATTCTTGGTCTTCTTAAAAAGCTGCAAGTGTTTCCGAAAATTTCGGAGACCGAGAGAACCGCTCTGGAAGCGGGTGTGGTGTGGGTGGAGTCCGAACTTTTTTCGGGAACTCCCAACTTCAAAAAAATTCTGGAAGAGCCCTATCCCGAGCTCACCGCTAAAGAGAAAACATTTTTAGATTCAAAAATTGATCAGCTCTGTGATCTCGTCGATGACTGGTCCCTCTGGGAAACGCGCGAGCTTCCGAAGGCGGCTTGGGACTTTATTAAAAAAGAAAAATTGTTTGGAATGATCATTCCCGAGAAAGAGGGTGGACTTGGATTTTCCGCGCTCGCTCACTCGGATATTATTTCTAAGATTTCAACTCACTCGGTGCCGCTCGGAGTGTTGGTCATGGTTCCCAACTCTTTAGGACCCGCCGAGTTGCTCTTGCATTATGGAACAGATGCACAAAAGAAAAAATATTTAAGTCGTCTTGCCAATGGCGAAGAGATTCCTTGTTTCGCTCTGACGGAGCCTGGTGCAGGTAGCGATGCCGGCAATATTCAGTCCTCAGGTGAAATCTATAAAGGCACCGACGGAAAGCTCTATATCAAACTGAGCTGGAACAAACGTTGGATTACGCTCGCCGCAATCTCGACAGTTCTGGGTGTGGCGTTCCGATTGCGCGATCCGAACAATCTTCTCGGTAAAGGGGAAGATTTGGGAATTACATGCGCGTTGATTCCAACGACCACGAAAGGCGTCACGATCGGTCGTCGTCACGATCCATTGGGTGTCCCTTTCTTTAACTGTCCGACCCAAGGTCACGATGTCGTGATTGATGTGGAAGAGTGCGTGGTCGGTGGTGTTGCCGGCTGCGGTAAAGGCTGGGGAATGTTAATGGATTGCTTGGCTGCAGGCCGAGGGATTTCGCTCCCAGCGCAAGGGGCTGGAGCTGGTAAATACGCTGTGCGCGCCGTTTCGGCCCACGTGACCAACCGTAAACAGTTTGGTGTCAACATTGGTAAACTCGAGGGCGTCGAAGATGCTCTCGCGCGCATCGTTGGTTTGAGCTACGTGATGGAGTCTTGTCGTAAGTTCACGGCGGGAGCACTGGATAAAGGAATTAAGCCTCCGGTCGTAACGGCCATCGCAAAGTACTACAACACCGAAATGATGAGAAAAGTGATCAATGATTCGATGGACGTCCTCGGTGGCGCCGCGATTTCTCGCGGACCCCGCAACGTGATGTCTCACGCTTATATCGCGGCTCCGATTGCGATTACGGTTGAAGGCGCAAACATCATGACACGAACTTTGATCATCTTTGGACAGGGAGCTCTTCGTGCGCATCCATTTGCGTATCACGAGGTGGCCGCTGTTGAGAAGGGCGATAAGAAAGGCTTTGATAGAGCTTTCTGGGGCCACATCGGGCACATCATTAAGAACACCTTCCGCTCGATCGTTCTCAGTTGGACTCGAGGATACTTTGTGGTCACTCCGGGCGGACCGCTTCGCCGTTACTATCAAAAACTGACATGGGCTTCGGCGTCGTTTGCCATTATGTCAGATATCGCTATGGGAACTCTGGGTGGTAAATTAAAAATGAAGGGGAACCTTACGGGTCGTTATGCCGACATTTTAGGTTGGATGTATTTGGCGACCTCGGTGATTCGCCGTTACGAGCACGAAGGGCATAAAGAAGATCTTCCGGTTGTTGAGTTTGCGTTGAAGCACGCGTTTAACGAAATTCAAAAAGGCTTTGAAGGTATTTTTCAAAACATCGATGCTCCGATTTTGGGTTGGATTTTCAAAGGACCATTTAGCTGGTGGTGCCGTATGAATACATTCACATCGGGAATCAATGATGGTCTGACGCACAAAGTGGCGGATCTGATTCAGCAAGACAGCACTCAGCGCGATCGATTGACGGAAAATATTTATCTTCCTAACCACAAGCCGAAAGAAGCGATCACTCGTCTAGATATCGCATTTAAGGCAGTCAAGAAGGCGGAAGAGATCGAGAGCAAGGTGCGAAAAGCCGTTCGTTCGAAGAAGCTTCCTAAGATCAAGAACGACACGATTTATCAAGAGGCGCTCAATGCTGGCGTGATCACTCGGGAAGAGTTTGATCAAGTGAAGAAGGCCTCTGAGCTTCGTTGGGACGCGATCCAGGTGGACGACTTCAGTCAAGAAGAGTACATCCACCATAAAGGACAGATTAAAGGATCAGGCGTTTCTGGGGCGGCCGACGCGGCTAAGAATGGCGCCGCCAATGATAAAAAAGATCAGTACAATTAG